CCAGATTCCTGAGGACCGCAACCCAGACGTCCTGTGCCACGTCATCGGCGATCTGGTCGGTTGGGAGCCGGCGTCGAAGGTAGGTCCAGACGGGCTCCTGCCACCGCTCGATGAGGCACACCAGCGCGGCTCGCTCGCCCAGTTGAGCGCGGAGGACCAGCACCTGATCCTGGGCGGGTCCATCGTTGGTTCGATCGGTTGTCACGCCGGTTCAGTCGTCACGACCCGTCGGTCAGGTTCCACGAACTCGGCCGACGTTGCCGTCACGTCGGGCAACCGGGTCAGGTCGCGAGTGGCAGGGACAACCGGAGACCGTCGGGGAGCACCATCCTGGTCGGGCCGGCGATCGTCGTCTGGCGGGGATCGGCGACGCCGTGACCCAGGTTGCGATCGTGAGCGGGAAAGGAGCCGCCGGCCACGATCAGGCGCAGCCGGGTTCCCCGATCGAACAGGTGGCACACGGGATGCAGCTCAACCGTCGCCGTCGTGACATCGCCGGCGTCGTGGATGCGCGTGAACCCCTCGCAGATGCTGACGCAGCGAGCATCGGGATCCACCTGTGCCAGGACCACCGACAGGTCGGCGAGCCCCGTGTCAGCCGTGACGGGGACGGTCACCGTCGGGGCACCGGCCAGGAGTGTGGGTCGCTCCACCGGCTCGGAGTCGAAGATCAGCAGGTCCGGCCGCGCCAGGCGACCATCGAGCCGGCGTGCGCCCGGCTCCGCGGTCAGCGTCCGGCCGGCCAGCGTCGGGGTCGGGTCGGTGGGGTCGTACACCAGGGTCGCGCCCGCCGCCGGCTCCGACGCCCCGTCGGTCAGCCGCCCGTGGGCCCCGTACCAGGTGCGCGCGGTCGTCGGTGGTGGCCACGCAGCGGGCGACCACCAGCCCTCGGCGCCGCTGACCCAGACGCGGGTCGGCGGCCCGTCGCCGGGGTCGGCCCCGCGGAGGTGGACGTCGGCATGTCGTCGGGCGAGCCGCATCGACGTCGTCTGCTGCCGGGGGTCCATGTGCCCCCAGGGCCCCACGACCAGGCCCGTCGGCCGCACCGTGGCCTGGGCATCGTGGTCGGGGATCTGGTGGTGGACGAACAGATCCCACCAGCCCGTCGAGTGCACCGTCGGCGGGGCGTGATCCCGATGGCCGCTGTGGTCGGCGCCGGCCCAGTACGGATCCTCAGGGTCTGGATGGTCGGCCCACGCTCGCCACACCGGTGACGACCGTCCCAGGAAGAGCCGGTCCAACTCGAGCACGGGCAGCGTTCGGAGCGCCGCAACGAACGCCTGGTCGGCGCGGCGGGCGTCCAGCAGGATGCGGGCGCGCTCCAGACCGCCGAGCTCCTCCGACACCATGGCGTGCAGCGAGCGGATCCAGCGCATCGAGGTCTCGACGTGCAGGATGCCGCGCGGGTCGGGCAGCCCCAGTCGACTGTGGGTCGCTCCCAGGGCCAGGGCGTCGACCTGGCCCGGCGCTCCTGCGGAGGCCGCCCAGGCCGTGGCGCCGACGTAGCTGATC
The sequence above is a segment of the Euzebya tangerina genome. Coding sequences within it:
- a CDS encoding CocE/NonD family hydrolase, which produces MIDDLVMPLTDHLPTPLAAPIRATTVTYDEHRVEMPDGARLGTRVYRPGNAQRVPAVLIRTPYGMTGITGVPVVVQARWLAALGYAVVVQDVRGRFGSEGEFIPAIDERTDGARTVEWVRDQPWFAGGLMAWGISYVGATAWAASAGAPGQVDALALGATHSRLGLPDPRGILHVETSMRWIRSLHAMVSEELGGLERARILLDARRADQAFVAALRTLPVLELDRLFLGRSSPVWRAWADHPDPEDPYWAGADHSGHRDHAPPTVHSTGWWDLFVHHQIPDHDAQATVRPTGLVVGPWGHMDPRQQTTSMRLARRHADVHLRGADPGDGPPTRVWVSGAEGWWSPAAWPPPTTARTWYGAHGRLTDGASEPAAGATLVYDPTDPTPTLAGRTLTAEPGARRLDGRLARPDLLIFDSEPVERPTLLAGAPTVTVPVTADTGLADLSVVLAQVDPDARCVSICEGFTRIHDAGDVTTATVELHPVCHLFDRGTRLRLIVAGGSFPAHDRNLGHGVADPRQTTIAGPTRMVLPDGLRLSLPLAT